The genomic segment CGCGTCGCGTCAGGCCGCGGTCGCGCAGGCGGAAGCGATCATCGAGACGCGCGTCGCGAATTTCATGCAGTGGCTCGATGCGCGCAGCATCGTGCCCGTCATCCGCCACATGCACACGCAGGCGGACACGCTGCGCCGCGCCGAAGTCGAGCGCGCGCGCAAGATGCTCGCGCGCGGCGACGATCCGGCCGCCGTGCTCGAAGCGCTGTCGCAATCGCTCACGAACAAGCTGATTCACGGCCCGACACACGCGCTCAACCGCGCGAGCCGCGAAGAGCGCAGCCAGCTCATCGACCTGATGAGCGGTTTCTATCGACACGGCTCGTCGTCCGATTCGTCGGAACGTTAGCGGCCTTCTCTTTGCTATTCTCAAATGCCCCGCGCGGCTAGCGTGGCGGCTCCCTGATCGCAGTATTTCCTGGCGCTGACCGCGCCGATTCCGCCCGATGAAAACGAGCATGCAAAGCAAGCTCGACCAGCTTGCAAAACGGCAGGTCGATCTCAACGAACTGTTGAGCCGCGAAGACGTGACAGCCGATATGGACCAGTATCGGAAACTGACGCGGGAGCACGCGGAAATCAGCCCGATCGTCGATCAATACGCACTCTGGCGTCAGGCGCTGACCGACGAAGCCACCGCGCAGGAACTGCTCTCCGATCCGTCGATGCGCGATTTCGCCGAAGAAGAGATCGGCGAGGCGCGCGAGCGCATGGTGAAGATCGAAGGCGATTTGCAGACGATGCTCTTGCCGAAAGATCCGAACGACGACCGCAACATCTTCATCGAAATCCGCGCGGGCACCGGCGGCGACGAATCCGCGCTGTTCGCGGGCGATCTGCTGCGCATGTATCTGCGTTACGCGGAACGCAACCGCTGGACCGCCGAGACGATGTCCGAGAGCGTGTCTGATCTCGGCGGCTACAAGGAAGTGATCGTGCGGATCGCGGGACAAAGCGCGTATTCGCGGCTCAAGTTCGAATCGGGCGGGCATCGCGTGCAACGCGTGCCGGCGACCGAAACGCAGGGACGCATCCATACGTCGGCGTGTACGGTCGCGGTGATGCCGGAAGCCGATGAAATCAGCGAAGTCGTGATCAATCCGGCGGATTTGCGCATCGACACGTTTCGCGCGTCGGGCGCGGGCGGCCAGCACATCAACAAGACGGATTCCGCCGTGCGCGTGACGCACTTGCCGACGGGCATCGTCGTCGAATGTCAGGACGACCGCTCGCAGCACAAGAACAAGGATCGCGCGCTGAAAGTGCTCGCCGCGCGCATCAAGGACAAGCAGTATCACGAGCAGCACGCTAAGGAAGCCGCGACGCGCAAGAGTCTGATCGGCTCGGGCGACCGCTCGGAGCGCATCCGCACGTACAACTTCCCGCAAGGGCGCATGACGGATCACCGCATCAATCTGACGCTCTACAAGCTCGAATACATCATGGACGGCGATCTCGACGAGATGATCGCCTCGCTGGTTTCCGAGCATCAGGCCGAGCTGCTTGCCGCGCTCGGTGAAACCGAGTGAGCACCGCGGCCGACTTGCTGCGCACTGCCGGACTGCCGCAACTCGAAGCGCGCATCCTGCTGATGCATGTGCTCGGCTGGCGGCGCACGGAACTCATCACGCGCGATGGCGAAGCGCTCGAGCACGATGCCATCGCGCGTTTCGAAGCGCTCGCGGCGCGTCGCCTGAACGGCGAACCCATCGCGCAACTGACCGGCAAGCGCGAATTCTTCGGCCTCGAATTCGACGTGACACCGGACGTGCTGATTCCGCGCCCGGAAACCGAATTGCTCGTGGAACTCGCACTCGAAGCCATCGCCGATACGCCGAACGCGCGCGTGCTCGATCTCGGCACGGGAACGGGCGCAATCGCGATCTCGCTCGCTCACGCGCGGCCCGATGCGCGCGTGTGGGCGGTCGATCGCTCGAACGCGGCGCTCGATGTCGCACGCGGCAATGCGCGCGCGCTGCTCGATGCGGCACGCGCGGGCGGCCCGGTCTCATTCGTTCAAAGCGACTGGACGGGCAACGTCGACCCATCGTTGCTGTTCGAAGCGATCGTCAGCAATCCGCCTTATATCGCGAGCGACGATCCGCATCTCGAACAAGGCGACTTGCGCTTCGAACCGCGCGGCGCGCTCACCGACGACGCCGACGGCTTGTCCGCGATCCGCACGATCATCGGGAACGCGCCGTTTCTGCTGGCGAATCGCGGCGCGCTGTGGCTCGAACACGGCTACGATCAGGCCGATGACGTGCGTGCGCTGCTCAAGGCGCGCGGCTTCACCGACGTGCGCTCGATGCGCGATCTCGCGGGCATCGAACGCTGCTCCGGCGGACTTTTCACGGCTTGAGCGCCGGGCCGCGATCAGCCCGCGAAACCGAAATCCGCTATCATTTCAACCATCAATCCACCGACTTCAAGCGCAGGAACGCCATGGACACGCAAGAACGCATCAAGCAGATCGTCGATCAGAACCCGGTCGTCCTCTTCATGAAGGGCACCGCGCAATTCCCGATGTGCGGTTTCTCCGGCCGCGCCATTCAAGTGCTCAAGGCATGCGGCGTCGATCAGATCAAGACCGTGAACGTCCTCGAAGACGATGAGGTTCGCCAAGGCATCAAGCAATTCTCCAACTGGCCGACCATTCCGCAGCTTTACGTGAACGGCGAGTTCATCGGCGGTTCGGACATCATGATGGAGATGTATCAGTCGGGCGAACTGCAACAGCTTTTCGCCGCCGCCTGAGTTCTTTGCAAGTGAGCGCGCCCGCTGCCGCAACGCGACGGCTCATCGTCGCGATAACCGGTGCAACGGGCGCCATCTACGGCGTACGTCTGCTCGAGACGCTCCGCCGGCTGGGCGGCGTAGAGACGCATCTGCTCGTTTCCAGCGCCGGCTGGCTGAATATTCAGCACGAGCTCGATCTCGACAAAGCCACCGTCCACGCGCTGGCCGATGTCGTCCACAGCGTGCGCGACGTCGGCGCGAGCATCGCCTCGGGTTCCTTCGCGACCGACGGCATGGTCGTCGCGCCCTGCTCGATGCGCACGCTGGCCAGCATCGCGCACGGTCTCTCCGACAATCTCATCACCCGCGCCGCCGACGTCGTGTTGAAGGAGCGCCGCCGCCTCGTGCTGCTCGTGCGCGAAACGCCGCTCAATCTCGCGCATCTGCGCAACATGACGGCCGTCACCGAAATGGGCGGCGTGATCTTCCCGCCGCTGCCCGCGTTCTATCAGAAGCCTGCGACCATCGACGACATGGTCGATCACACGGTCGCGCGTGTCATCGATCTGTTTGGCCTTGCGCAGCCTGTCGCGTCCGCCTGGCAAGGACTTCGCGGCGAAACCGACTGACGTCCTTGAGATTGACAACAACGGCGACACAATTCGTTGCCGCCTGCGCTGTTTATCAACCCGGATCGCGGCCCTACATTCATGGGAATCCCACAGGAATTCTTGCCGCCATGAGCCGACTGCCCACCGTTTTCATTTCCCACGGCGCACCGACATTGCCGATCGACCCGTCGATGCCGTCCGCCGAATTCGCCTCGCTCGCACAAACGCTGCCGCGTCCGCGCGCCATTCTGATGTTGTCCGCGCATTGGGGCACGGCGCAACCTGTGGCGAGCACCGCCGAGCGGCCTGAGACGATCCACGATTTCTACGGGTTTCCGCGCGCACTCTACGAACTGCGTTATCCGGCGCCCGGCGCACCCGATCTGGCGAAGCGCGCCGCCGCCTTGCTCGGAAAACAGGATATTCCCGCCGCGACGACCGATCACGGCCTCGATCACGGCGCGTGGGTGCCGTTGCTGCTGATGTTCCCCGACGCCGATGTGCCCGTCGCCCAGCTATCGATCCAGCCGAGGCTCGACGCCGCGCATCATTTCCGCATCGGCCGGGCGCTGCGCGATCTGCGCGATGACGGCGTGATGATCGTTGGTTCCGGGCAGATCACGCACAATCTGCGCATGGCCGATTTCAGCGCGCGGCCCGAAGACGCCGATCCGCGCGTGACTGAATTCACCGACTGGTTCGAGGACCGCATGGCCGAACGCGACATCGACGCCCTGCTCGGCTATCGCGCCCGCGCGCCGCACGCCGCGCTGATGCATCCGACCGACGAGCATCTGCTGCCGGTCTTCAGCGCGCTCGGCGCAGCGGCGGATGATTATCGGCTGGGCATTCAGTCGCTCGGCACGTTCCAGCGCGCGCTCGCCATGACGAACTACGTTTTTGCGGACGATTGACGCCGACGCCGCGCTGAAAATAAAAAGCCCGCCTGATCGCTCAGGCGGGCTTCGTCGTGAAGCGGAACAACTCACGCGCCGACGTCGTGAAGAATGTCGTCGCGGCTTTCGCGCTCGTCGAGGTACGCCGTGCGATAACCCGTGTGCACGCCCCAGTAATAGAAAATCAGCGCCAGCACGGCTACCGCGGCCATGTCCCAGCCGTACGGAAGCAATCCGCTACCGCCAAAGTCCTTGCTGCCGATCAGCGACATCACCGCCATCGACGGCAGATAGGTCACGAGCCACCACGCCGCCTTGAGATCGCGGCCCCAGCCCGCAAAGCCCGTCTTGCTTTGAAAGTAGAAATAGACCGGCAGCGCGACGACCATCAGCAGAATGATCTCGCCGGTCAGCGGCCATTTCGCCCAGAACAGCACGAGCGACGCGCAAACGAACGCGAACGGCGCGATCACGCACATCAGCGGCAACTTGAGCGGACGATCGAGATCGGAGGCCGAGCGGCGCAGCGCCATCAGGCTGACGGGACCGGTGAGATACGAGATCACCGTGGCGACCGAAATCACCGCCGCGAGCGAACTCCAGCCACGGAAGAAAAACAGGAACACGAACGCGACGCACAGGTTGAACCACATCGCCGGACGCGGCACGCCGTAGAACGGATGCACGACGCCGAAGATCTTCGGCATCGTATTGTTACGCTGCATCGCGTAGATCATGCGGGTGGTCGTCGCCATGTAGGTCGTGCCGGTGCCGCTCGGGCTGACGAACGCATCGACGTAAAGCAGGATCGCGAGCCAGTTCAGATTCAGCGCGAGCGCCAGTTCCGCGAACGGCGACGCGAAGTTGAAATGCGACCAGCCCTTCATCACGTCCGCCGGATTCACCGCGCCGATATACGCGACCTGCAGCAGCACGTAGATCACGAGCGCAAGCAAGATCGAGCCGATCACGGCGAACGGCACGCTGCGCGACGGGTTCCGCGCCTCGCCGGCGAGGTTGATCGGGCTCTGGAAGCCGTTGAAACTGAAGACGATGCCGCTCGTCGCCACCGCCGTCAGCACGGCCGGCCAGCCGTACGGCGCGAAATCGGACGTGGTGCCGAAGTTCTCCGCATGGAAGCCGGTGTAGACGAGGCCGGCGATCGTCGCGCCAGGAATCAGGAACTTGAAGATCGTGATCGCGGAATTGGCCCGCGCGAACACTTTCACGCCCCAGTAGTTCAGCATGAAGTAGACGATCACCAGCAGCGCCGAGAGCGCGATGCCCATCGGCGTAAGCGACTCGTTGACGAACAGCGCGTGCGCCCAGTCATACGGCCAGGTGCTCATGTATTGAATCGACGCTTCAGCTTCGATGGGAATCACCGAAACGATCGCGATCCAGTTGGCCCACGCGCTGATGAAACCGACCAGCGCGCCGTGCGAGTAGCGCGCGTAGCGCACCATGCCGCCGGATTCGGGGAACATCGCGCCGAGTTCGGCATAGGTCAGTGCGATCGCCAGAATGACGACCGCGCCGATCACCCATGCGACGATCGCAGCCGGCCCGGCGATCTTGGCAGCCTTCCACGCGCCAAACAGCCAGCCCGACCCGATGATGGATCCGAGGCCGGTCAGCATCAGGGCCATCGGCCCGATATTTCTTTGTATCGAACTCTTCAAACTCTCTCTCCAGTGTCTCGCGCCACGCGCGCATCGCCACGAAACGCGGTCATTTTTTCGACCTCGCGACGATGCCGGTGCAACTGTTAAGTCGGCGCGTAGCTTACCGGTTGCACCTTTCGTTTGCAGTGCATGCTGAGAAAAAGTTCGCCCCAATTTGGGGTTTTTGTAGGCTGATCGCTACCGAAATTGCAAG from the Caballeronia sp. NK8 genome contains:
- the prfA gene encoding peptide chain release factor 1 encodes the protein MKTSMQSKLDQLAKRQVDLNELLSREDVTADMDQYRKLTREHAEISPIVDQYALWRQALTDEATAQELLSDPSMRDFAEEEIGEARERMVKIEGDLQTMLLPKDPNDDRNIFIEIRAGTGGDESALFAGDLLRMYLRYAERNRWTAETMSESVSDLGGYKEVIVRIAGQSAYSRLKFESGGHRVQRVPATETQGRIHTSACTVAVMPEADEISEVVINPADLRIDTFRASGAGGQHINKTDSAVRVTHLPTGIVVECQDDRSQHKNKDRALKVLAARIKDKQYHEQHAKEAATRKSLIGSGDRSERIRTYNFPQGRMTDHRINLTLYKLEYIMDGDLDEMIASLVSEHQAELLAALGETE
- a CDS encoding APC family permease; amino-acid sequence: MKSSIQRNIGPMALMLTGLGSIIGSGWLFGAWKAAKIAGPAAIVAWVIGAVVILAIALTYAELGAMFPESGGMVRYARYSHGALVGFISAWANWIAIVSVIPIEAEASIQYMSTWPYDWAHALFVNESLTPMGIALSALLVIVYFMLNYWGVKVFARANSAITIFKFLIPGATIAGLVYTGFHAENFGTTSDFAPYGWPAVLTAVATSGIVFSFNGFQSPINLAGEARNPSRSVPFAVIGSILLALVIYVLLQVAYIGAVNPADVMKGWSHFNFASPFAELALALNLNWLAILLYVDAFVSPSGTGTTYMATTTRMIYAMQRNNTMPKIFGVVHPFYGVPRPAMWFNLCVAFVFLFFFRGWSSLAAVISVATVISYLTGPVSLMALRRSASDLDRPLKLPLMCVIAPFAFVCASLVLFWAKWPLTGEIILLMVVALPVYFYFQSKTGFAGWGRDLKAAWWLVTYLPSMAVMSLIGSKDFGGSGLLPYGWDMAAVAVLALIFYYWGVHTGYRTAYLDERESRDDILHDVGA
- a CDS encoding class III extradiol ring-cleavage dioxygenase, which produces MSRLPTVFISHGAPTLPIDPSMPSAEFASLAQTLPRPRAILMLSAHWGTAQPVASTAERPETIHDFYGFPRALYELRYPAPGAPDLAKRAAALLGKQDIPAATTDHGLDHGAWVPLLLMFPDADVPVAQLSIQPRLDAAHHFRIGRALRDLRDDGVMIVGSGQITHNLRMADFSARPEDADPRVTEFTDWFEDRMAERDIDALLGYRARAPHAALMHPTDEHLLPVFSALGAAADDYRLGIQSLGTFQRALAMTNYVFADD
- the prmC gene encoding peptide chain release factor N(5)-glutamine methyltransferase, coding for MSTAADLLRTAGLPQLEARILLMHVLGWRRTELITRDGEALEHDAIARFEALAARRLNGEPIAQLTGKREFFGLEFDVTPDVLIPRPETELLVELALEAIADTPNARVLDLGTGTGAIAISLAHARPDARVWAVDRSNAALDVARGNARALLDAARAGGPVSFVQSDWTGNVDPSLLFEAIVSNPPYIASDDPHLEQGDLRFEPRGALTDDADGLSAIRTIIGNAPFLLANRGALWLEHGYDQADDVRALLKARGFTDVRSMRDLAGIERCSGGLFTA
- a CDS encoding UbiX family flavin prenyltransferase produces the protein MSAPAAATRRLIVAITGATGAIYGVRLLETLRRLGGVETHLLVSSAGWLNIQHELDLDKATVHALADVVHSVRDVGASIASGSFATDGMVVAPCSMRTLASIAHGLSDNLITRAADVVLKERRRLVLLVRETPLNLAHLRNMTAVTEMGGVIFPPLPAFYQKPATIDDMVDHTVARVIDLFGLAQPVASAWQGLRGETD
- the grxD gene encoding Grx4 family monothiol glutaredoxin, producing MDTQERIKQIVDQNPVVLFMKGTAQFPMCGFSGRAIQVLKACGVDQIKTVNVLEDDEVRQGIKQFSNWPTIPQLYVNGEFIGGSDIMMEMYQSGELQQLFAAA